CAAATCAAGCACCGCTCATCTTTTGCATAATTCCATAAGCAGCTGTAATAGAGAGCAAAATACACCAGCAAATGAGGACTGCTGTTACATAAACGATGGATTAAGACGACGGTTTAGTGTTGCCGTGATTGtgcaacagcaaaaacaacacaaagcctCTGTCACATTTTCAAAGATTATTTATAGACACACTCTGTTTTTAAACGTACTCACAAAGGACGCGCACCAAAGGTGGAGAGCGGCTGTAGCTGCAGGGCAGTCTTACATGTGctgtgtctgctctgtgctAAAAGCTGGGCTCCTACTCGGAGGGTCAGACCTTGCCCTGTAGTATTGTGGGTAATCTCTTTGAATTGAACTTGCCATAGGCACTGAGCCAGCTCGTATCTAAGCTCCAGTTTTGGCACCCTAGGTTAATCATGAGACAACAGACTAAAGCAGGAGCCACATCTCTAGAATCAGAAAGAGCTGAGATGAAGACAATAAAACGTTTTCCAATCATTGCTTTCAAGATAAATGAGAACATCACGCTTCTCCTCTGCCCTTTACAGCTCCTCTACTTTGTCCTGTGTACCATCGGCCTGGTCATCTCACTGCTGGTTATGGCATTTGCTTCACACCACTACTCACAAACCAGCAGCTTCAGCTGTGAGCAGGTGGGGGAGGACTGCGTGTGCACGTTGGATGAAGAAGACCCAATAGCCCGTACCTTCACCTATAAGGAGGTCACCGACTGCCAGGCGATCATTGAGACACTGCCGCTCTACTTCTTGCTCCATATCATACTGAACATACTCCAAGCACTTGTGTGTGCCGTCGGCGCCTTCATCATGTGGAAGCACCGGTACCAGGTCTTCTTCGCTGGCCTTCAGATCGGCTCTTCCTCCACTCAGCAATGGCAGAAGGTTTAATGTAATAACGGCAGAGTTAATGGGATGACGCTGATCGGTGATTGGCGAGGGCAATGCCAACTGTGTGATTACTTAAGGACAGGGACATTCACCTTTTTGGTGTGTGCCAAAGTGTGATTCATTTGCAGTAGTTGTACCATATTGGCATTTTGCACAAATTTTGTATAGCATATGAGACATTTTGTACTTCAATTTGCcatgatataaaaataactaaaacaccTGGTCTATTTAAACTCAACCAACTGTGTTCCACAACAATGAATTTCCACAGTGTTTCTGATGATCACCACAAAAAAGCTCATATACAATTGCAATATTAGAACTATTGTGAAAACAACTCACTCAAACCAAGCTGCTGTAGTTCATTTGGTCTTGCAAAGAAATGATTTGGTGCGAGTTCCTGAGCTTTAATGATCGTGATTACTGCCTCGAGCTTCAGAAAACAGTAAAGGTCGAATATTGACAATCGCAGCAGCGAATTCTTGTAAGACAT
This DNA window, taken from Anabas testudineus chromosome 6, fAnaTes1.2, whole genome shotgun sequence, encodes the following:
- the sspn gene encoding sarcospan → MGRKGSSDKEGQKKRDASPGPEDDNKCRVCRFPLLVALFQLLLGVAVTVLAFLMLAISPSLLLRETPHWAGIILCLVSIVGFILYCITYAPDERTSTQFIVKLLYFVLCTIGLVISLLVMAFASHHYSQTSSFSCEQVGEDCVCTLDEEDPIARTFTYKEVTDCQAIIETLPLYFLLHIILNILQALVCAVGAFIMWKHRYQVFFAGLQIGSSSTQQWQKV